In the genome of Palaemon carinicauda isolate YSFRI2023 chromosome 15, ASM3689809v2, whole genome shotgun sequence, one region contains:
- the LOC137653943 gene encoding platelet binding protein GspB-like — protein sequence MVTSSNDGSPIEAASYTGIAVAGNDVAAAGGMAAVPDDTPVAAGIVSAPYEAAADKDTAPDVAPGGIVYVLNNAIDSAASMAASTAITTAISCDADTKGEAHASATVGIASALEDVFAVTDDSAAALVPAPNLLLNKLLFQVRLQNSLDAAPDEAATSMTAGLGEAAGSLVAIPDDVPDEADPERDAASIATALNNAASSMVTVPDAKVAGKSAVLDDAANDDDAASLTVAQDDVAASLSSHGSSPDNDAPPNNDAFAGLAASQDYNAAARIAALSEDDDAFVFACIAAQPYDVVASGADDTVLAVVPMKDAASKIAPSDDAAGGTAVVPEDDAAGGRAVVPYDAAGGIATRSNSVPPDEVSIVACIADLPNEAFAVGAMFNPTNDASTEWVLVQIIQLPARMLL from the exons ATGGTTACTTCTTCAAATGATGGTTCTCCAATTGAAGCTGCTTCTTACACTGGCATTGCTGTTGCTGGAAATGATGTTGCCGCTGCTGGCGGTATGGCTGCTGTTCCAGATG ATACTCCTGTTGCTGCTGGGATTGTTTCTGCTCCATATGAAGCTGCTGCTGACAAGGATACTGCTCCAGATGTTGCTCCTGGGGGCATTGTATATGTTCTAAACAATGCTATTGATTCTGCTGCTAGTATGGCTGCTTCTACAGCTATTACTACTGCTATCTCATGTGATGCTGATACCAAAGGTGAAGCTCATGCTTCGGCCACTGTTGGCATAGCTTCTGCTCTAGAAGATGTTTTTGCTGTTACTG ATGACAGTGCTGCTGCATTGGTTCCTGCTCCAAATCTATTGCTAAATAAGCTACTCTTTCAGGTGAGGCTGCAGAACAGCTTGGATGCTGCTCCAGATGAAGCTGCAACTAGCATGACTGCTGGCTTAGGTGAAGCTGCGGGTAGCTTGGTTGCTATTCCAGATGATGTTCCTGATGAAGCTGATCCAGAAAGAGATGCAGCCAGCATAGCTACTGCTCTGAACAATGCTGCTTCCAGTATGGTCACAGTTCCAGATGCTAAAGTTGCTGGCAAGTCAGCTGTACTAGATGATGCTGCTAATG ATGATGATGCTGCCAGCTTGACTGTAGCGCAAGATGATGTTGCTGCCAGCTTATCTAGT CATGGCTCCTCTCCAGATAATGATGCTCCTCCAAATAATGATGCTTTTGCAGGCCTGGCTGCTTCTCAAGATTATAATGCTGCTGCCAGAATTGCTGCTCTTTCAGAGGATG ATGATGCTTTTGTTTTTGCTTGCATTGCTGCTCAACCATATGATGTTGTTGCTTCTGGTGCTGATGATACTGTTCTGGCTGTTGTTCCAATGAAGGATGCTGCCAGCAAGATTGCTCCTTCAGATGATGCTGCTGGTGGCACGGCTGTTGTTCCAGAGGATGATGCTGCTGGTGGCAGGGCTGTTGTTCCCTATGATGCTGCTGGTGGTATAGCTACTAGAAGCAACTCTGTTCCACCAGATGAGGTTTCTATTGTTGCTTGCATAGCTGATCTACCAAATGAGGCTTTTGCTGTTGGTGCCATGTTTAATCCCACAAATGATGCTTCTACTGAATGGGTGCTGGTACAGATAATACAGCTGCCAGCAAGGATGTTACTCTAG